In the Arachis ipaensis cultivar K30076 chromosome B04, Araip1.1, whole genome shotgun sequence genome, ACACCTTCAGTTTCAGACctcttctcttatttttttattcccaaatttctctctctttttttttagtaTTCAAAGTAATCCATATAGAATCTCTTATTTTTAAGTAtgttatactaaaattaattattaaaatataaaatatatattaaaaataaattaaataatatatatatatatataatgtgatTAATTTATATTAGNNNNNNNNNNNTTAATAAGAGTATAGTTGAAAATGATTTGTTGTTGGTTAAACCCAGTGGAATTGGTTTTTGTGTGGAGTTTGGTGTTTGGATTTTGATATTGGAAGGTTTATGCATGTTGGGGTGAGGAATGGTCCACGCCAGTAAGAATGAGGCGTTAACGCTTCCTTCCTTATCTCTTTGTTACGCTTTCTTAGATTCAGCTTTCACAACACAACACAAGACATGAACATGGCTTCCCTGACTGCCCCAAAGCACTACTCCCTCCCCACCTTCCTCCGCCCTCAATCTCCCAAATACCCTTCTCACTATCCACTCCTTTCCACATCCTCTGCTTCTCAATTCTGTGGCCTCAAGCTATCTTTCTCCACTCCCAATGCCAATGCTGCTTCTCCGCTTCTACTTCCTTCCGTTTTTGCCAAGGTACCTACTACCTTCTTACTTGCTGTTACCACTCTCCCTGCTCTTTCTTTATTTGTTGCTGACTGACATACAGGTGAGTAAAGGTTCAAAGCCACCACCATTCACGCTCAAAGATCAAGATGGAAAGACCGTGAGCCTCTCCAAATTCAAAGGCAAACCTGTGGTTGTCTATTTCTACCCTGCAGACGAGACCCCTGGCTGCACCAAGCAGGCTTGTGCTTTCAGGGACTCCTACGAGAAGTTCAAGAAAGCAGGAGCCGAGGTTGTTGGAATCAGCGGCGACGATCCTTCCTCTCACAAGGCTTTTGCCACCAAGTACAGACTTCCATTCACTTTGTTGAGTGATGAGGGTAACAAAGTCAGGAAACAATGGGGAGTACCTGGTGATTTCTTTGGAGCATTGCCTGGCAGAGAGACCTATGTTCTTGACAAGAATGGTGTCGTTCAACTTGTTTACAACAACCAGTTCCAACCTGAAAAGCACATTGATGAGACCTTGAAACTACTTCagggttagttagttacttatttCCTCATTTCTTTCCCATCATCCTGTAGAGACACAAAAACAATTCTAAACTGTATTCTCTTGGGATGTCACATTGCTATCTAAGCAAGGTTCTTGTTGGATTAACAAGTACATATCATTCGCCCAATGCTAGCTTCACATACATTTATCAAATAAAACCAACCATTACGATAACTTTAAAGGATTTATAATTTATTCATGGATATATTATTATCTGACACTGTAAAACATGACTCTGCTATATATATAAAGTAGCTAGCAAGACTCATCCCTAAAAGAGGTGTCTCTCGTGGGGTAGACATGCAATTATTTTTATTCCTTCTTATGGCTATCTATAGAATCAATGTTGGTTCTGATAGTCTTCACTGCTATAATGGGAAAAAGCTTCGGCTAGCCAATTGTTCTTCCTCCAAGAAGTCCAGCCCAAATCATGGCAAATCTGATCGGTGTGGTTGATGCTGTAAGTAGAGATGCAGTGCCTCTTATAGAACCTAGATGTCCTCTTCATAACCTCGACCTCCTCAAGGGTATGAGCAAGCATGTCGGGAACAGTGGGCAGCATGAACTTTTGATCCAGCAATGCAGAAAGCCAGAGGGAGCGTATCTCAGAAGAGTGAAGGTTGGCGACGCTCTCAACATAGCCAAGAAAAGCCATGTTGGGAATCAATGGATGGATGGTTCCCCTGTACAAAGGCATAACACCAGAAGCAGAAGGGTAATCCAACAAGCTTCGAAATGGCTCCTCCATGATGCTGTTGAGCTTCTGCTTTCCGTCATAGCCGGTTGCCAGAACCACCACATCCGCCTCAAGCTTCGTGTTGTCGTCGAATTCGATTCCTCCCTCCCAGAACCACCACTTGGACGATGCTTTCTTGAAAGCGATCTTGCCTTTCTCAGCCTCAGAGAAGAAGTTTTCAGGCAAGATGGCCATCTGGCACGATGCATAATCTTCGTCAAATGAGTGATCCGGTATCAATCCATACTTTTCCAGAGGAAGTTTCCACAGCAAGTACGACTCAATGAACTTTGACATTCCTCGCCTCTGTTAATTAAGTGCGTGGTTAATTACTATTTATATTATTGGTTAATGATTAGTGTGAAAGTGAGAGCGTACCATTGGAGAGAGGAGGAGGGTAAGAAGGGTTTTGAGGAATCCTTGGTTTGGTCTTTCATGGAGGAACTGAGAAGATCGATTTGTGTAGAACATGGAGAGTGGCAAACCCCAAACCCAATAATGAGGAACTGTCCAATGCGCCGTTCTTACAACCATTGTGCACCTTTGTCCTTCACATCCTACAAATTATACCATTAGTTTAAGGTAATAAATTAGGTGCAGTCGATTTTCTCTAAACTTGATAGTTGAGAGcctgttagatgaaaatttagttcaTTTAATTGATTCGACTAAAATTTTATCTAACGACTTTCatctatcaacttcacataaaaacGACTGTCACTGAATTTTTACACATATATATCCAGTCTTTTGGAAAATCTAATGTCTCAAGCGAGTCGTAACTGGTGTCTATGTAAAGTTGTAAACTGTAAGAACCGAAAACGACAACGTTGACCAATAAATAATTAAAAGTGAACCCAAATAAAAGGGTATGGGTTTATGAACAGTGAATGCAATTTTGTCAACAGCCAAAATTGGAAAATTAGTAGTTAAAACATCTAGAAAGACAAGCTTCAAACGAATTACACAAATTGTTTTCACACTAATTCATCGTGTGATTAATTGAATGCTAACTTATTTTGTATCATGCATATTGATGGCAATAAAATTATAAGAGataaactaaaaattttaattatattatttattttaacagaaactaattaaaacttttatgttaaatNNNNNTTCATATAatatatgtaaaaaattaaaatataaaaaacatattaaaaataagttaaacaaaagtatatatttatatataaataaatattgaattatgttacgtgtacattaaaatcagctattaaagtcagccatcagtataaaatacatatggaaatataaatacacattgaaaataaattaaatcacacatgtatttatacacgaATACATTGGTAGCtgattttaatgactaattttaatgtacaaataacatttctcataaatattagttgatttagttaatatttttttatattaataatagatAATTTGCTAATAGATATTGCTAATGATATTCATTGATTATATTACCATTGATTATATTGTTTAGTATCGTCATTGTTTATTTTACTTTTCCATATTTTTACGTTTAAGGGCGAAAGTTATTAAGATTTCAAAATCATAAAAGAGTCTCGTGTATGTTAAAAATTTGAAATGGATAACAAAGTGACGAGTTTTGGAATGTTaacagaagaagaaaaattgATAGTTGCAACTTGCAAGTGGGAAGATGCATGGATTGGTACCTTGGTTAGCGAGTGCGCACTCCATGGCTAAATCAATGGCAGACTTTTTGAAACCAACAACGGCAACGTTTTTGCCTTTGAAGAGTTGAGTGGCTTCTTGGTGGTTGAGTTTGCAGTAATCAAGCGTGTGAAGGACCTTTCCCTTGAATGTCTCTGGCCCTTTACTCCGTGGGAACGCCGGAATCTGAGCTACGTCCCCATACTTTCCTATGCAAATCACCACAAACTCGAACCCGTACCACTGCACGAACCAATTATATTGTTAGGTCTAGTTTGATGAATAATAATGTATATATTGAATCAACTATTTTTAGAAGTCCATGAAAAAGTTTAAAATTATTGAATCAACCATTTTTAGAAGCCCATAAAAAAGGGCGAAAACTCATGTGTGCAGTCGACTTCGCGTGAAATTGATAACTgagagagtcgttagatgaaaatttagttaaatcagcTATCAGCTCTCACAGTTataaacttcacgtgaagttgactgcacttgagtttccacggtaaaaaagtttaaaattcaaaacttagtTTGTTAGtgtagtttaaaattttttatggaCTTCTGAAAATGGTTGATTCAATAATATATATGAGATGCATGTACGCAGAGCTACCTGAATGGTGTTTGAGAGGGTGTTCTGTACAGCAAGATGCCAGAGAGGGCGAGCATGAGAGCCAAGAAAGCGGATGTGAAGCACCTTAGAGTTGAAGGAAATGGTTTTGAGAATATCAAAGTGGTGAGCATAGGAGTGAAGGTAATCCAAAATCTCCAAGTGTGTGGGGAAGTCAGAGTTGTCTCTGTTGTTGGGCCAAGGGTAGTCCGTGAACTCGTAATCACGGCGCTGAGATTGGAGCTTAGTGGAGTTGAAGGAGCAATGCCTCCAAACCCCGCCAATGGAGTCAGTGGCCTCAAACACAATGGGGTTGTGCTGCCGCAGCTGTTTTGCCGCCGCTATCCCACTCACTCCAGCTCCTATTATTCCGATTTTCGATCTTATTATTATTGCTTCCTTCTTTTCACCCTTATCATCATCATGGAACAAAGCCATAATATAACAACCTAAGCTGCTAATTAATTATTACTTTAATTTCTGTATGTGGGAGTGTATGGGATTCTCTATCTCTTTATATAGAGACACCACCACTCTCAGTCTCAGCAGCACGTGACGTGGACTTTAATTAAGGAAATTCATTCCGCATGTTGCAGAAATTTCTTGGGACCGGGTGCTCTCTTAATTCATTAATTATATTTCAGTGCAAATTTTTCATGATTAATGATCTTTAACTCTTAAAAAATTAGTTAATGAAATTAACACAAGAAAGAGATGGAGCAGAGTCTAAATCCTCACCTAATTAGGTGAGAGTATTTGCAGTGAAAAAAGTATAGATagataatgaaaatattaaataatataaataatagatatatcgAATATTTATTTCACTAGGTATATGGATGGTTAATTTAAAggtgtagtatatttttatttgattagtgattgtttatgttgtttaaaatggtcattgtttacctagcactCTCCATTGTAATTCATGCATCATTATCATCCCATGCATATATATGCATGCATTGATTGACGGGATCATTTTTTTGTAATACAATGTGGTGCCAATGTGGCGTGTGTTTTTTTATTATAgatgttaatttttttaattttcatccTTAGATTTGAgagattataaaaattaataaaaaaagtctTATTTTNNNNNNNNNNNNNNNNNNNNNNNNNNNNNNNNNNNNNNNNNNNNNNNNNNNNNNNNNNNNNNNNNNNNNNNNNNNNNNAATTTAAGGGTTAAATTTGTAtttgtatatttaaaaaaattaaaagtttatTGGTTGATGAATGACcacaaaaattattaaaatgtttATTTCACGACCTGCAGGGTAGCTCCGCTTCGCCAAACACGAATCAAAGTTGGTACAAGTGTAGAACCAAACCAATTCAACCTCCATTCAttatattatttttcactttaattGCGCAAACATGTATATCATTTATTAAATACTTgtacttatatatatattgtatgaATTACATTCTATTATTTTATCATCAAAATGTCAAATTTTATTTGTCATGACTAGTTACAATGCAATAATCCAcctaatattttattataaacttTTACTAAATTCTTTTACATATACTGTAGCGTAATATATAACATTATTCTTCTTGATTAAATCTTAAATAAAAGCAAGGCATATATTTTTTGACAATTTTCCTGTAATTTATTGGCAATGTATGTACACAGATTACAGTTTCTCTCTCTAGCTATACTAGCTACCTATACCTATAGTATAAGTCACATTCTTTCAATGCAAACAATGTATGTACACATTGTTGTGAAGCTAATTCTAAATAATAAGCAATTGCTAATTGACTATATCTAATTAAAACAGTGGCCAtgcatggaagaagaagaaagtggtTTTCTTTTAGTTGACCAAGTTGATACCTGAGTTCAAGTTTTAGGACTTCATAAGGCGAATGCTGAAGTCAACTCCAAATAAAACATATATtatttatacatatatacaacGTAACGGAGTCAACTCCACAGCCAAAAcagatatataatatataatatatatgcatATTTTTCTTTATGATTAACCATAACATTACAACTTTCctaattttatcttatcatattaACGCTTTAACTCAAATTATAAGAAGGGAATTAACATGATGATGATGCTTTAATTTTCACCATTTTGTTAGGAATTTTGAtaataaatttttggaaaagtctagggagccagcaatttttatattttctggccagcacttaaccatcaaaataaaagtgagtgattttccaccattagatgtaatctcacactattaaaaacactattgatagtcaattgatggttacaaaacactaaAATTGCTGGCCTTATCAttcttctaaattttttatttaaaagaacctaaataaaaaaataattaaaatatataaatattaaactCTAAAAATGACGGAGtgattaataaaaaattcaaaaaattataaCATATAGTTGTCGAAAGTGTGCTTGGAGAATTTTTTGCATagactttctttcttttttattggccaatgttgataattttttttaaggttAATAAggtttaaattttagatttttaagtCATAAAAGTTTTAATATTATAACATGTGNNNNNNNNNNNNNNNNNNNNNNNNNNNNNNNNNNNNNNNNNNNNNNNNNNNNNNNNNNNNNNNNNNNNNNNNNNNNNNNNNNNNNNNNNNNNNNNNNNNNNNNNNNNNNNNNNNNNNNNNNNNNNNNNNNNNNNNttatatatatatatatatatatagctatcCTCACATTCATGCATGTTAAAGTTAGTAGCACACACATGGCTTttatttttggcattatttttggaaaatttcGTAAGGAAATATCCAGGAATCTGTGAAGCAATAAGTTCGAAAGAAACTCACTTGGAACTAAGCTGGATGATTTTATTACACGGCTCTTAAGTCTTAATTATTAAAATGGTATTGATTCTTTAATTAGTTATGCGACAAATACTAGTTAGCTCTAGTCCATCTTCTATAATAGATAATGGATTGTTTGCTTGTCCACTCCACCCTTCAATTACTGTAGTTAGGTTTTTTGAAATATAGTAGTTATTTATATTATAATGAAAACCTCTACTCTAAacgaattaagaaaaaaaaatggacTATTGACTAACATATATAAGCAACGTATCTGGAACAAGTATCTGTAGAAAATATTGTGATTCAATGGCGGCTTAAAAGTGTCATACGTCTTATTCAAGAAAACTTATAACTACTATGTAAACAAGTAACAATTATTAGAATTTATTGTATGCTCCGAGGGTAAATAAATATTCTTACTTTGTGTTAGAATAAATTTTCTTTTAGAAAAATACTAGAGTACTAACATAATTTATTGTATTTTGTCAGTAGTAGTtagtaaataatatttaaaaatatgttattaaattattaaactaaataaattaaattgatgattaaaaataataataaattaaaaaataaattcataATTAATACTCATGTAGAAAGTANNNNNNNNNNNNNNNNNNNNNNNNNNNNNNNNNNNNNNNNNNNNNNNNNNNNNNNNNNNNNNNNNNNNNNNNNNNNNNNNNNNNNNNNNNNNNNNNNNNNNNNNNNNNNNNNNNNNNNNNNNNNNNNNNNNNNNNNNNNNNNNNNNNNNNNNNNNNNNNNNNNNNNNNNNNNNNNNNNNNNNNNNNNNNNNNNNNNNNNNNNNNNNNNNNNNNNNNNNNNNNNNNNNNNNNNNNNNNNNNNNNNNNNNNNNNNNNNNNNNNNNNNNNNNNNNNNNNNNNNNNNNNNNNNNNNNNNNNNNNNNNNNNNNNNNNNNNNNNNNNNNNNNNNNNNNNNNNNNNNNNNNNNNNNNNNNNNNNNNNNNNNNNNNNNNNNNNNNNNNNNNNNNNNNNNNNNNNNNNNNNNNNNNNNNNNNNNNNNNNNNNNNNNNNNNNNNNNNNNNNNNNNNNNNNNNNNNNNNNNNNNNNNNNNNNNNNNNNNNNNNNNNNNNNNNNNNNNNNNNNNNNNNNNNNNNNNNNNNNNNNNNNNNNNNNNNNNNNNNNNNNNNNNNNNNNNNNNNNNNNNNNNNNNNNNNNNNNNNNNNNNNNNNNNNNNNNNNNNNNNNNNNNNNNNNNNNNNNNNNNNNNNNNNNNNNNNNNNNNNNNNNNNNNNNNNNNNNNNNNNNNNNNNNNNNNNNNNNNNNNNNNNNNNNNNNNNNNNNNNNNNNNNNNNNNNNNNNNNNNNNNNNNNNNNNNNNNNNNNNNNNNNNNNNNNNNNNNNNNNNNNNNNNNNNNNNNNNNNNNNNNNNNNNNNNNNNNNNNNNNNNNNNNNNNNNNNNNNNNNNNNNNNNNNNNNNNNNNNNNNNNNNNNNNNNNNNNNNNNNNNNNNNNNNNNNNNNNNNNNNNNNNNNNNNNNNNNNNNNNNNNNNNNNNNNNNNNNNNNNNNNNNNNNNNNNNNNNNNNNNNNNNNNNNNNNNNNNNNNNNNNNNNNNNNNNNNNNNNNNNNNNNNNNNNNNNNNNNNNNNNNNNNNNNNNNNNNNNNNNNNNNNNNNNNNNNNNNNNNNNNNNNNNNNNNNNNNNNNNNNNNNNNNNNNNNNNNNNNNNNNNNNNNNNNNNNNNNNNNNNNNNNNNNNNNNNNNNNNNNNNNNNNNNNNNNNNNNNNNNNNNNNNNNNNNNNNNNNNNNNNNNNNNNNNNNNNNNNNNNNNNNNNNNNNNNNNNNNNNNNNNNNNNNNNNNNNNNNNNNNNNNNNNNNNNNNNNNNNNNNNNNNNNNNNNNNNNNNNNNNNNNNNNNNNNNNNNNNNNNNNNNNNNNNNNNNNNNNNNNNNNNNNNNNNNNNNNNNNNNNNNNNNNNNNNNNNNNNNNNNNNNNNNNNNNNNNNNNNNNNNNNNNNNNNNNNNNNNNNNNNNNNNNNNNNNNNNNNNNNNNNNNNNNNNNNNNNNNNNNNNNNNNNNNNNNNNNNNNNNNNNNNNNNNNNNNNNNNNNNNNNNNNNNNNNNNNNNNNNNNNNNNNNNNNNNNNNNNNNNNNNNNNNNNNNNNNNNNNNNNNNNNNNNNNNNNNNNNNNNNNNNNTTAGAGTGTAGAGTGtagtgtattttcatttgattggtggttgttcatgttgttcaaaattttcattgttccccTAGCACTCCCCATAAACTGTACA is a window encoding:
- the LOC107635839 gene encoding probable flavin-containing monooxygenase 1; translated protein: MALFHDDDKGEKKEAIIIRSKIGIIGAGVSGIAAAKQLRQHNPIVFEATDSIGGVWRHCSFNSTKLQSQRRDYEFTDYPWPNNRDNSDFPTHLEILDYLHSYAHHFDILKTISFNSKVLHIRFLGSHARPLWHLAVQNTLSNTIQWYGFEFVVICIGKYGDVAQIPAFPRSKGPETFKGKVLHTLDYCKLNHQEATQLFKGKNVAVVGFKKSAIDLAMECALANQGCEGQRCTMVVRTAHWTVPHYWVWGLPLSMFYTNRSSQFLHERPNQGFLKTLLTLLLSPMRRGMSKFIESYLLWKLPLEKYGLIPDHSFDEDYASCQMAILPENFFSEAEKGKIAFKKASSKWWFWEGGIEFDDNTKLEADVVVLATGYDGKQKLNSIMEEPFRSLLDYPSASGVMPLYRGTIHPLIPNMAFLGYVESVANLHSSEIRSLWLSALLDQKFMLPTVPDMLAHTLEEVEVMKRTSRFYKRHCISTYSINHTDQICHDLGWTSWRKNNWLAEAFSHYSSEDYQNQH
- the LOC107638417 gene encoding peroxiredoxin Q, chloroplastic, coding for MNMASLTAPKHYSLPTFLRPQSPKYPSHYPLLSTSSASQFCGLKLSFSTPNANAASPLLLPSVFAKVSKGSKPPPFTLKDQDGKTVSLSKFKGKPVVVYFYPADETPGCTKQACAFRDSYEKFKKAGAEVVGISGDDPSSHKAFATKYRLPFTLLSDEGNKVRKQWGVPGDFFGALPGRETYVLDKNGVVQLVYNNQFQPEKHIDETLKLLQG